GACTTGCAGCGGGAAGTCGCGGGCCTCCCTGGGCACGGCGGCGAGCAGGACCCGCGATTGCATCACGCCGCCGGTCCCGACCTGGCCGACGATGCCCAGCAGCTGTCCCGCCAGCACGGGATCGGCTACGTCGTCGAGATTCAGGTACTTGCGCGTTTCGTAGGGCAACGCACTGGCCAGTTCCCCCTCGTCCAGGGGGGGGGTCGTCGTCTCCTGCACCATCGATTCCTGCCAGCCCACGGTCACGGCGAGGCGCCCCAGCTTGCGTTTGCTCAATCCCAGCCGGGACATGAGGGTCTTGAGGGCCGCGGCCGCCTCGTCGACCCGCGCAGCGGGTGACGCCGCGTGGTAGGGCTCGATCCCCACATGGGTGATCCGCTCCAGGCGCTGGCGGCCCTTGCCGCATACGAGCTTCACGCTCGTGCTGCCGATGTCGATCCCCGTCCTTGCTCCTTGGTTGCCGAACAAGCGAATCCTCCTTGCTTGCCATCAATTGCTGGATGGCTCGTTCCAGCTCAGGACCTTCAACGTGCCCGACACGCGCCCCGGCCATTGCTGCAGGATCGCGTCTGGTATCCGTTCCATGAAGCCGCTGTCGTAAGTGAAATTGAACCGCCCGAGGCTATAGAAATCTCCGAGCGTGATGAACGAGCCCGTCGCGCTGAATCCGTGGTGCCCGAACAGGTTGAACGAGGCGTTCCAACTCCCGGTCAGGTACGTCAGGGCGGGCCATGTGGCGTTGCCGAGCTCTGCGTTGCTGCCCGCGAAGAGGAACTCGGCGACGATGCCTAGGCCGTTGTAAGGCAGTAGGCGCGTGTTGTAGAAGAGCGTCAGACCGCCGTTCCAGTAGCCGGGGTCGGTCTGCTGGGCCGTGGTCACGCCTTCGAATCTCGTGTTGATGATCGTCGAGTTGATCACCGAGCTGTTGTTGCCCTGGATGTAGATGGTCGAGGTGCCATCGTCCCCCGGGGGGTCGATCAGGGGCACTTCGCCGAAGTTGATCACCACCGACACGTCGCCGGCGGTACGGCTGAAGATGCCGGTCGTCTGGTCGAAGTAGTATGCGACGGTGGTATGATTGTGGAAATTATAGACGAACCTCGACGTGATCGGGTTGTAGGACGTCACTCCCGTGAGACTGTCGCCGAGAGCGGTGGTGATGTCGGTACCGTGACGGTCGAAGATGCGCGCTTGGGGCACGCCGCCGATCATGGTGCCCCGGACGAAATAGTACGTGTCGTCGGGAAATTGTGCTGGCGCCGTGAAGATGGGGGGGGGCGTGATGACGAATCCATCGGTCAGCGTGCCGCACTGGAAGTGGCGGTTCATGAAGCCGAACCACGCGAAGCCGTTCACGTGGGCCCGGCCGTTGACGCAGATACGTCCGATGCAGATGGCATCTCCGCCGATGAGCATCGAGAGGCCCAGTCCGCTGGGCGGGATCTCGGCGATCATCTCGATCCTGCGCTGGGCCTGGCTCACCTGGCCCGATGCGCTCATGCGCACGACGTCCGTGGTGTAGCCGCTGATCGTAGTGTCGGCGATGGCCAGGCTGTAGGTGCCGTTGCCGAACGAGACGTCGGTCCAGCCGTCGCGCCAGCCGCGGTCCTGCATCAGGCGCGCGCGGGCGCGCTCGATGGCGCTATCGGCCAGGAAGAAGGCTTCTTCCGAGCTGTGCTGGTGGTGCGAGAGCTTGGCCTCCGAGGACGTGGTCGAGACGACCGCGGCGCTGGTGATCAGGATCACGAAGGCGAAGACGGTGACCACCAGCAGCACGTAGCCGCCCTGGTCGCTGCGTCGTTTCACGACATGCTTGTTGGCGTGCGCATCCATCGTCAATACTCCAGCGTTCGGTTTCTGAGGGAAACCGTGTCCAGCTTGCTGAGCGTCACGCTGTCCGCGGTCGTGAACTCCAGGTCAAGGGTCACGCTCGTCGTGTCGCTGTTGGCCGCCACGGTGAAGCGCGTGCAGTCCAGGTCGGCCATGTCCGTGCCGTTCTGCTGCAGCCGGGGCCCGCCGGCGCCCGTCGTCAGCTGGAAGGTCGCTGTCAGGGCCCCGTTCAGGTCCCGCAGACGGAACGCGTTCGCGCCCGTCACCTCGATCCGGTTGGCGCCCCGGATGGCGCGCGCAATCTGGGACATGACCACCGTGGTGTGCTGTTGCAGCGAAGCCCGTTCCTGGCTGCGCTTCATGGCCTTCTGGTTCACGATGACGATGTTGCCCAGCGCGAACAGGACGATCCCCGACGCCATGATGGCGACCATCAGCTCTATCAGGGTGACGCCGCGTTCGCGTCTCCTCAATAACTGGTTCCCGTCCACGGCAGGCTCCTCGAAATGATGGTCGAACAGGTTAGCGATCGGGCTACCGCGCCCTGCTCCAGGTTCTCGTTCCAGGTGACCGTCACGGTGATCGTGGAGGATTGCAGTTCCGGCGTGCCCGTCGCCACGGCGTGCGACACCACGTAGTCCAGTCCGCCCAGGACGTAGGTCGTGTCCGCGGCCGCGATGTTGACGAGGTCGTCGTAGCGGTTATAGCGCCGGACGCGCTCGAGACGGGACCTGGCCACGCCCGAGGCCTGGCGCCAGTGATCCTCGCCGACGAGCTGTCTGTGGCCCCGCGCATGGAACTGGGCCAGCCCGAAGAAGACGAGCAGGAGCATGAAGGACGCCACCATCACTTCGATCAGGGTGAAGCCGCCGGCATGGCGCCTGGGCCGCGCGATCCGGGATTTACGCATCTTCATGTCATGCACTCCCGGGGCGGAACGGAGATCCGGGGGCCGGCCGCACGGCCGGTCCCCCAGGATAGTCGTCCGCCCGTTAGATACCGGTCACCACGGGCGGGTTGCCGTTGCTGTTGATGTTCGGCACTGCAATGGTCACGGTCACGCCGGCCATCTTGCGGCCGGCGCGGCCCGTCGCCCGGACGGTCAGCGTGCTGGTGTTGGCGTTGCCGCCGCCACCACCGGCGATGGCGTAGGTGAACAGGTCGGTCTGCGTGAGATCGACGATGCCAACGGCTCCGGACGGCCAGATCGGGTTGCCGGCCGTGTTGGGATTCTCGATGGCCCAGGCCTTGGCGGCCGTGATGACCTCGCCGATCTTGCCGGTCGCCTCGGACACGCGCGCGTTCTTGACGTACTTGCTGTACATCGGCACGGCGACGGCGGCCAGCACGCCGACGATCACCACGACGACCATCAGCTCGACCATTGTGAAGCCCCTCTGATTGGGCTGTTTGCGGAAGCGGTTCATCCTTGTTCCTCCTTCTGCATCATGCAGTTTACTCCCCGGATGAGAACTCACCGGTGGGCGCCCGTCCGGGAATACCGCGACCCACCTGTCCCGAAACCTACATGCCTGTCGCGCCCTTCATCATGGCGTCGCCCATGCCGAAGATGGGCAGGAACATGGCCACGACGATGAAACCGATCATCCCGCCCACGAGCACGATCATGATCGGCTCGATGAGCGAGGCGATGCCCTGGATCGTCGCTTCGACCTGCCGGTCGTAGAAGTCGGATGACTTGACGAGCATGGTGTCCAGCTCGCCGGCCTCCTCGCCGGTGGCCATCAGCTGCAGGGTCATCTCCGGGAACACGCCGGTGGCCCGGAACGACTCGGTCACGCCGTGGCCGGCGGTCACCGACTCCTTCACATCGTCGAGAGCCCGGGACACGTACGCGTTGCCGGCGGCGCCCTTGACGAGATCCAGGCTCTCGAGCAGCGGCAGGCCGCTGCCGATGAGGATGCCCATGGTCCGCGCGAAGCGGCTCATGACCGTCTTCTCGAGTACGGGGCCGAAGATCGGCAGCTTGAGCTTGAGCCGATCCAGCAGGTAGCGTCCGCCATCGGTGCGCGACACCATGACGAACCCCACGATCAGCGCCAGCACCACGCCCAGCGATGCCAGCAGGTTCTTGCCGATGGTGTTCGAGATGGTCATGACGAGCTGGGTGAGGCCGGGCAGATCCTGGCCCAGCTCCGCGTATATCTCCGAGAAGGTCGGTACGATCTTGAGCAGCAGGAACAGGGTGCCCAGCGTCGCGAAGCCGAGCACGAAGAGCGGATACGACAGGGCGGATTTCACCTTGCCCTGGATGTCGTCGATCTTCTCGAGGTAGACGGCCAGCTGCTCCACGATCTTGTCCAGAGTGCCCGCGCGCTCGCCGGCCCTGATCATGCTCATGTACATGCTGTTGAAGGCGTTGGGATGCTCGGCCATGGCCTCCGACAGGCTCTCGCCGCGGGCGAGGCGGTTGCTCATGTCCTCCACGGCGCACTTGAGCATCTTGTTGGAGCCGTCGCCGGCCAGGCCCTTGAGTCCCTTCACCAGCGGGATGCCCGAATCGATCACCGTCGCGAGCTGGCGGCTGAACAGCGCGACCTCGCGCGTGGGCACCTTGCCGAAGGAGATCTCGGAGAACCTCTTCAGCCACGACTTGGTGCTCGCCGCGCCCCGGTCCTCGGTCACGTGCAGCACCGCGAGCCCGTCGCCGTGGAGCTGGCCGACGATCTCGTCGATGTTGCCGCCGCTGAGGATCCCCGTCACCTCGACGCCGGCGCGATCCTTTGCCACGTATGTGAACGATGCCATGCTGTCCCTCCGACACCCTGCAGGTGTCTAGTCCTCGCTGACACAGACTCTGAGCACTTCTTCTATCGATGTCTGACCCGCCCGGGCCTTGTCCAGGCCGACAGTCTGCAGGGTCTTCATGCCTTCCTCGATCGCGAGTTCGCGGATCACGCCGGCCGGCTGGGCATTGGCGATCAGCTGACGCAGGCCCTGCGACATGATCAGCTTCTCGATCACGGCCAGACGCCCCTGGTACCCTCGTCCCTTGCAGGCGACGCATCCCGCACCCCGCCTGTAGACCGGAGGGGCACCTCCGCTCCTATCGGCATCCAGGCCCAGGGCCATGAGAACTTCTTTCGTCGGTTCGTATTCCTCGAGGCAGTGGGGGCAGTTGCGCCGCACCAGGCGCTGCGCGGCCACCAGGGTCATGGCGCTGGCGGCCATGAACGGTTCGGCGCCCATGGACACCAGCCTGGCGGCTGTGCTGGGTGCGTCGTTGGCGTGGATGGTGCTGAAGACCATGTGCCCGGTCAGGGCGGCGCGGATGGCGATCTCGGCGGTCTCGGTGTCGCGGATCTCGCCCACCATGATCACGTCCGGATCCTGGCGCAGGAACGAACGCAGAGCGTTGGCGAAGGTGACGTTCTTCCGGTTGTTGACCTGCACCTGGTTCATGCGGTCTATCTGGTACTCGACGGGATCCTCGATGGTCGTGATGTTGAGTTCCTCGCCGCGCAGTTCCATGAGGCTCGAATAGAGGGTCGTGGTCTTGCCGGAGCCCGTGGGCCCGGAGAGCAGGATCATCCCGTAGGGCTTGCGGATGCAGCGCAGGAAATCGTTGATATCGTCCTCGGCGAGCCCCAGGGCCTTCAGCGAGAAATTGAAACCGGTCTTGTCCAGCAGACGCATCACGATCTTCTCGCCGTGGATGGTCGGGATGGCGGATACGCGGATGTCCACCTCGCGGCCCGAATTCCTGTGGGTCATGCGGCCGTCCTGGGTGGCGCGACGCTCTGCGATGTCCATGTTCGAGAGGATCTTGATGCGGCTGACCATGCCGGAGAAGACGGCGCGGGGAGGCGTCAAGGCGTCGTAGAGCAGGCCGTCCACGCGGTAGCGGATGACCAGGCCCTTGGCCTGCGGCTCGATGTGGATGTCGGTGGCCCGTTCCTTCAGCGCGTTGTTGATGACCTGGTCGACGAGCTTGATGATGCCGGCGTCCTGGCTGCCGGCCTCCCCGTCGATGTCGTCCAGGATGTCGAACGCATGGTCGTCGCTGACCTCGTCGACGACCTCGTCGATGAGCTGACTGACGTGCCTGTCGCCCTCGATCCAGCCGTAATGGGTCTCGCGCGCCTTGTCCAGCACCTCGCTGGCGGCGAGCAGGATCTGCAGCTCCATCTGCTCGCGCAGGGCGATGCGCTGGAGCTGGTCCGTGGCCACCACGTCCAGGGGGTCGGCCATGGCCACGGTGAACAGGGCCTGGTCGATGCTGATCGGCAGCAGATCGTGGAGCCTGGCGTAATCGAGCGGGACCAGGTTCAGGGCGGGCGTCTGGACCTCGTCGCGGTTCGGGTCGAAGAGACGCACACCGAGCTGGTTGCCCAGCGCGCCCAGGAGATCGAGATCCGTGATCAAGTCCCTACGCAGCAGGATTCCGCCCAGACGCTCGCGCGTTTTCGTCTGCTCCTGCAAGGCGTCTTCGAGCTGGACCTGGTCTATCAGGCCCTTGCTGATCAGGTATTCTCCGAGTCCCGGAGCTTTTGTCACCATCCGTGATCTCCAGTTTATCGGTTGCCGTTGAAGCAGTTAGGTGTATCGTCGGCCCTCTGCGGACCTCGATCCGGGCCTCAGGCTGCAATGCGTGTGCCAATAATGCGGAAAAAGGGAACGTGATTTCCCATGAGTTGTCATGATGTCCGGTCCTCAGATGATCTCTGGAGCGGATTCAAACAAACCCTGTCCGGTTAAAACACTTTGTCGCAATATGTTGATTCCAGAGACCGGGACTCCGGGCTCGGCCGGCCCATCGGGCCGCCGCTGCGACGGGCATGCGCAGCCGGAACCGAAAAACAGACTAAATAACACTTATATCATGGCACGTGAAACTCAGAAGAGCGTCCGAAGCGTGTGCGGACAGACCGAGCTGCACGTTCGGTGCTGCACCCCGTCGCATTATGCTTGTATGGCTTCCATATGATTGGCCAGTCAATTGAGGTGTCATGCGGCTGATTTGATATAGAGTCAACTCCAGCCGGGAGCGCCAGAGTATGGGGCGATGGGAAAGACGCTGCTCATGTCCGTGGCGGTCCCGGCCATGCCAGGTGGAGTTTCTGGTGATTCAGTCCTCGAGGGAGCGCAGGATCTCCGCCAGCTTGCCGTTGAACTCGGCCGGGGATTCAAGAAAAAGGAAATGGCCCACTCCGACCATCGTCACGACCGCGAAGTCCCCGTACAGCGCCCGGTTGCCCTCCAGGTTCACGGGCCACAGGTCGGCGTTGAGGCAGCGGATGGGCACGTCGATCGCCGCCAGGGCGGGCTTGAGGTCGTGGGACAGGTAGTGCCTCATGGTCGGCAGGGCGATTTCGGGTGGCGCCGCGGACATGTCGCCGGCGACCCTCTCGACCAGCTCCTGATCGGCACCTGTCGGGAACATGCTGCGCACGAAGGCGTCCGTTCTGGCGGGGAAGTCCTCGCTCATGCCGCCGACGAATCCGGCGATCTGCTCTGCGGAATACTCCCGTGTCATGTCGTGCAGGGTGTCTATGCCGATCAGACCGCGCACCTTGCCGGGTAGAAGCCGTGCCGCCTCCACGATCACCGGTCCCGACATGGAATGCCCCGCCAGCACGGCTCCCTCGAGTTCGAGCACGCTGACCACCGCCGCCACGTCCGCGGCGTAGGCGGCCACCGTCCAGTCCTTCCGCGCCCGGCCGGACTCGCCGTGGCCCCCGAGATCGATCGTCACGACACGATGGGTCTGCGCGAACTCGTCCACCTGGGCGTGCCAGTAGCTGCGGTCACAGCTCCAGCCGTGGACCAGGACCAGGGTCGGTTCGCCGTGTCCGTGAACGTCGAATCTGATCGGCACGCCGTCCGCGGATTCGATTTCGCCGCCGAAGGACGCCGCGGCGGACCAGCAGCACACCAAGCTCGACAGCAACCGGAGGATCCAACGCATGACCGGGCTCCTTGTTGGGGGTGAGAGGATCATATACCACCGGGCGGAGAGGTCAACCGGAGCGAGCTTGGCGGTCCGGGTACGATGGTGTAGGATGTGCGGGCCTGACATCCACCGAGGAGGCTGTACATGGACTGGCACGAACTGCAGAAGCACAAGGTCGCCGATCTCCGGGAGCTGATGAAGGAGCATCTGCCCGAGGTGACGGGCATCACGCAGATGAAGAAGAATGAGCTGGTGGAGCTGCTCGCGGAGAAGCTCGGCATCGAAAGACCGCACAAGGTCGTCACCGGCCTGGACAAGACGTCGATCAAGGCGCGGCTCAGGGATCTCAAGGCCAAGCGCCAGGCGGCGCTCGAAGCGGGGGACAAGACCGATCTGCACCGGCGTCGGCGGCAGATACACATCCTGAAGCGCAAGCTGCGCAAAGCCGCCAGTCTCACACACTGATCCGGGAACCCGGGACGGCAATGAAGATAGCTTTCATCGGCACCCACGGGGTCGGCAAGACGACCCTCTGCTTCGAGCTCGCCGCTTGTCTCAAGCGTCTGGACATCGGTGTGGACGTGGTCAAGGAGGTGGCCCGCAAGTGTCCGCTCCCGATCAACCGCGAGACCACCTGCGATGCCCAGGAATGGATACTGCACACCCAGGTCGCGCAGGAGATCGCCACCTCTCACGCCTACGAGACGATCGTCTGCGACCGCGCGGTTCTGGACAACTATGCGTACATGGTCTATGCGGTGGGGCGCCGACCCGCGCTGGAGGCCTTCATCGCCGCCTGGATGCGAACCTATACCCTGCTGGTGCACGTGCCGGTGATCACGGCACCCTCGTTCGACGGGACCCGCGACACGTCTGTGGCGTTCCAGCGCCGGATCGACGAGATCCTGCTCGAAATGATGGACGAGATGGGCATCCCGCGGCTCGAACTCGACCCCGGCCATCGCGATAGCTGGATTCCCGCAGTGCTGAAGGCGGCGGGACTGCCGGACCACACGCCCCAGCTGGACCTCTTCAACGGGCTGGGCAACCAGCATCCCCTGTGAATCCTGTCAAATCCCAGGTCAAGAAATCGTACGCGCGGCCGATCATCCGGGCGTAGCAACGAGTACACCCAGGCACCGGTCGCCACGGGCGGCACCGATGTCCGTCGCATGGTGGTGGCATGAACCGATCCCTGGTCGATGAACGTTCCCGCTCCCGCGAAAAGGCCCGCGCCTCCGGCGACGCGTCACGCGAGCGCGAGCTCGAGATGCGCATCCTCCAGCTGGAGGAGGACAAGGCGCGGCTGGAGCGTGAGCGCCTGGAATACGAACTGCTGGGCGAAGAGCTCGTGGGACAGCTCGACGAGCGGGACGTCGCCGAGCTGCACCGCTACCTGCACGACCGCCAGCAACACGCCGAATTGCTGCGTGACGGGCGCATCGTGCCCGTCGGCGAGGTGCCGCCCGAGGCCATCCTCGATCTGGTCGAGCTGACCTACTGGCGCCACGCTCTCGCCGAATCCACCGGACTGCTGACTTTCCTCTTCATCAACGACGACGGCGAGCCCCGGCCGGCGGGCAATTCCCCGCGCCAGCTGACCGCACTGGCCTCCTGCCGGAAGGGCTGCTGGCCGGCCGTGGAGCGGGCCGTCGCCGGTTCTGCCGCCCGTGCCGACGGACCCTTCGGCGCCAGGTGCGGAGGGTGCGGCCGGCCGCTGTGGATCGTCCCGGTCTCCCTGCGTAACGAGCGCGACAAGGCAGTGGTGGCGTTCCTCGTCGGTCACGGGCTGCCCACGCCGTCGAAGCCATACCGCCGCATGGTCGAACTGGTGGCCAACCTGGCCGGCCGCCGGGCGTCCGAGGAATACGCGCGACAGGTCAATACCATCCTGCAGATGCAGGTGACCGCGATGGTGGTCAAGTACACGAGCCAGAAGACCGCGACGGCGCGGGAATCCCGGGAAGCCCTCGTACGCCAGTCCCGCATCTCCGACGACCTGAGCCACGCCAAGGCGGAACTGGAAGCCGTCCTGGAGGAGGCCCGCGACGCCCGCCGCGCGGCCGAGCGGGCCAACGAGACCAAGGGCCTGATCATGGCCGCGATGTCCCACGAGGTCCGCACGCCCCTGACCTGCGTGATCGGTTTCGCCGACCTGCTCGCCAGGCCGTCGCTCACGGTGGCGGAAGCGCACAAGTTCGCCGAGTCGATCAAGGAGAGCGGTCAGGTGCTGCTTTCCCTGATCAACAACATCCTGGACCTCTCGAAGATCGAAGCCGGGCATCTTGAGCTGGAACGGATCCCGTATTCCATACGTCAGCTCCTGGAAGAGGTGGTCGGCATCTTCACGCCATCCTGCCGCGAAAAGGGCATCGGTATCCGCGTGCAGGTCGGCGGCGACGTCGAAGAAGAGCAGTTGGGCGACCCCATGCGGTTGCGGCAGGTGCTGATGAACCTGGTCGGCAACGCCATCAAGTTCACACGGGAGGGCGGCATCGATCTCCTCTGCGCCCACAGCACCGGCGATCCTGCCATGCTCGCGGTCGAGGTCCGCGACACCGGTTCGGGGATTCCGCGCGATCGTCTCGAAACCATCTTCAAGGCGTATCGCCAGGCTGAAGCGGACGTCGCGCGCAAGCACGGCGGCACCGGGCTCGGTCTGGCGATCTCCAGCCGCATCGTCCAGGCCATGGGCGGCGAGATGAGCGTCACCAGCCGGGAGGGCGAGGGATCGCGTTTCACGTTCACCTTTGCCGGCCGGCTGCAGACCCTCTTGCAATAATCCACGGTTTGGGTAGTATGTATTTCAGACGTCCACATACACACCGCGATCTCGGAGGTGCCTATGGAGAGACTGCAGACCGGACAGACGATCTGGCCGCAAGAGATTCTCCGATTGCCCCAAGTTGAGTTCCACATCGCCGGCGTGACCGGCCACTCCCTGACGGATTCCGACAAGCAAGTGACCTTCTTCCGCTTCGACGAGGGGACCACCGTTCCCGATCACAGCCACGCCGCCCAGTGGGGTTACCTGGTGAAGGGCGAGATGACCCTGGAGATTGCCGGGCGCACGGAACTCTACGAGGCGGGGGACACCTACCACGTTCCCGGCGGCACGAAACACCGCACGTCATTCAGCAAGGAATCCTACGTGATCGACATGGGGGACGACCCCCGTCGCTACAAGCTGCAGAAGTGACAGTGATGGGGCCGGTTCAGAGGGCCGGCCCCAGCACCACGGTCAAGACCTCGTCGCGACCCAGATAGCGGGCCGCGGTTTCGCGGATGTGCGAAGGCGTCAAGGTGCGGATCTCCCTCAGGTAATGCGCCAGGTTGTTGGGCGGCCGCCCGTACAGCACGTCCGCCGCGCAGCGGCTCGCGCGGGCGCTGTTGGATTGACGCGCGATGAGCAGGTTGCCCACCAGCTGTGAGCGCGCCCTCGCGAACTCGTCCGACGGTACCGGCTCGTCCGCCATGCGTCCGATTTCGGCGGTCAGCGCGGCTGCCGCCTCGTTCTCCGTGGCCGGATCGGTGAGCACGTACCCCACCAGCATCCCCGGGGCGAATCCCCGCGAAGACTGCAGGCCCACGGCATAGCAGAGCGATCGCCTGTTGCGCAGGCTTTCGAACAGGCGTCCGCTCTGTCCGTTGAGCAGCTGTTGCAGCAGGGCGAGGCTTGCCCGGTCGTCGTTCGGGGTGGCGGGTCCGGGCCAGGCGCTGAGCACGACGCTCTGTCGCACGTCCCGGGTAAGCCGGCGGCGGGTTTCCCCCGAGGGGCCGGGCACGATCGACAGGTCGGGAAGCGCTGGCGCCGGCGAAGGGGCGAGATCCGCGAGCGAGTCCTCGAGCAGACCTGCGATCCGGTCCGCATCGACGGCACCGGAAACCACGACGTGCAGGTTGCGCGACACCCAGGTGCGACGATGGAAGTCGCGCAGATCGTCGCCGGTCAGTGCGGCCAGCGACTCCTCCTCGCCGAGCACGGGCGAGCCGTAGGGGTGCTCCGGGTAGATGGCGGCCCTCAACTCCCGCGCCGCGGCCTGGAAGGGATCGTCGTCCATAGCCTTCAGGTCGGCCAGGGCGAAGCTGCGTTCGCGCTCCAGTTCCTCGCCGGGGAAATCGGGACTGCAGGCGAGCCCGCCGAGCATCCCGATCAGCTCGTCCAAATGGCGTGTCAGTCCGGTCAGGTAGATCCCGTTGTGATCGCGGGCCGTGAACGGCGACAAGGATGCCCCGAGGCTCTCAATGCGGCTGTGCAGCGCCGCCGCGCCCACGCCGCCTGCGCCTTTCACCTGCACGTGCTGACAGAGATGAGCGAGGCCCTCTTGGCCGGAGGCCTGTAGACAAACGCCGCCTGCGGCATGCAGTCCCACGGTCACGATGGGCAGGGTGTGATCCTCGCGCAGGTACAGGCGCAGCCCGCCGTCGAGGACGGTCTCCTCGAAGGGGCGGTCGTGCAGCACGGCGGCACTGGCCGATCCCGGGGCCGGGATCGGCGGCGCCGCCGTCGCGCGGGGCGCGGCGGACCGGTCGTCGTCGAGATGCGGCGCCATCAGGGCGTCGACGGCGGCCGCTTCGGCGGGGAGTCCGTTTCCGGCGCCGTCACGCGGCGCGTAGAGCAGGACGCTGCAGCCATCGCGGCTGAAGAGGCGCCTGCAGATCCGGCAGACGTCGGCCCCGGTGACGGTTGCGACCTGCTCGGGAAATGTGAAGGCGCTGGCGAGATCGCCCATGGCGTCGTGCCAGCCGAGCAGCGACGACGTGCCCTGGACGGTCTCCCGGCTGAAGCGATGGGATCGTTCGGTGCGGATCTTCGCGCGCGCCAGCTCCTCTGCGCTGGGCGGCTCGTCCTTGAGCGTCTGCAGGACTTCCGCCACCGCGGCCAGGGCGGCCGGTGCCCGGGCGGCGTCGGTCTCGAAGTCGATCGTCAGGACCCCTTCGCGCGTACCCGCCTCGGCGAGCAGGGTGATGCCGCTGACGAGTTCCTGGTCCTCCTGGATACGCCGGTACAGACGGGAACAGCGCCCGTCCGCGAGGATCTGGTGCACGACGGCCAGGGTCGCGCGGTCGGGGTCGTTCTCGGACAGGCCGGGGAAGACCATCTTCCCGTAGACCATCCGGATGTCTCCCAATTCGAGGCGGTAGCGCAGGGCTTCGTGGACCGGCTCGACGGGCGGCGAGGGGAGCTCGTACGGACGCGGCGCGGCGTCGTTGCCGAAATCCCCGATCGCCAGTGCCAGCGCGTCTTCGGTCCCCACGTCGCCGGCGATCACCACGGTCATGTTGTCGGGGCGGTAGGCCGCCCGGTAGAAGTCGATGATCTGCTCGCGGGAGGTCGCGGTAAGGGCTTCGTCGCGACCGCCGATGGGGTGCCGGTACGGGCTGTGGTCGAAGGCGAGCTCCATGGCCCAGCGCCACGACACCCCGAACCCCGAGGGCTGGTCGTCGTACATGTGATTCTCGTGCACCAGCACCGGGCGTTCGGCGTCGAGGGCGGCGGCGGTGAAGGTGGATTCGAGCAGCGCGTCCGACAGGATGTCCACGGCGCCCGCGATGTTCTCGCTGGGCAGGGTGATGTGGTAGTTGGTCGTCTCGTAGCCGGTGCCCGCGTTGGTGCTGCCGCCCAGGTTCGCGACCTCGAGGGCGAAGTCACGCTCGCCGCGCCGGGCTGTGCCCTTGAACAGCATGTGCTCTATGCCGTGGGCCCAGCCCCTGACGTGCTCCGGTTCGCGATTGGAGCCCACCCGCACCCAGACGTTGCAGATCGCCACCGGCGAACGGTGATCCTCTTGCACGATCACGCGCAGGCCGTTGGCGAGGCGCGCGAGGGTCGCGGTGCCCACGGTTTCGCGGGCGATGATGATGTCGTTGCTCATGCGATGTTCCGTTCCCGCCGTCGCCGATGGCTGGTGAAGTCCTTGCGTCGCACGCCAGGATAGGCGCGGCGGGTCCGCTTGGCGACCCATCTTTCTCCGGACAGCCCGGCTGTCCGGTTGACGCTGCGGACGTGTTGTGACAGTTTAGCGCTGCCGTCCAGCGAGCACCTCCGACGCCGGGAGCGTAGGATGACCTTCCCGCCCGACATCCTGACCTTCGACGTGGAAGAGTGGTTCCAC
This DNA window, taken from bacterium, encodes the following:
- a CDS encoding prepilin-type N-terminal cleavage/methylation domain-containing protein, which codes for MRRRERGVTLIELMVAIMASGIVLFALGNIVIVNQKAMKRSQERASLQQHTTVVMSQIARAIRGANRIEVTGANAFRLRDLNGALTATFQLTTGAGGPRLQQNGTDMADLDCTRFTVAANSDTTSVTLDLEFTTADSVTLSKLDTVSLRNRTLEY
- a CDS encoding prepilin-type N-terminal cleavage/methylation domain-containing protein is translated as MKMRKSRIARPRRHAGGFTLIEVMVASFMLLLVFFGLAQFHARGHRQLVGEDHWRQASGVARSRLERVRRYNRYDDLVNIAAADTTYVLGGLDYVVSHAVATGTPELQSSTITVTVTWNENLEQGAVARSLTCSTIISRSLPWTGTSY
- a CDS encoding prepilin-type N-terminal cleavage/methylation domain-containing protein — translated: MNRFRKQPNQRGFTMVELMVVVVIVGVLAAVAVPMYSKYVKNARVSEATGKIGEVITAAKAWAIENPNTAGNPIWPSGAVGIVDLTQTDLFTYAIAGGGGGNANTSTLTVRATGRAGRKMAGVTVTIAVPNINSNGNPPVVTGI
- a CDS encoding type II secretion system F family protein, with amino-acid sequence MASFTYVAKDRAGVEVTGILSGGNIDEIVGQLHGDGLAVLHVTEDRGAASTKSWLKRFSEISFGKVPTREVALFSRQLATVIDSGIPLVKGLKGLAGDGSNKMLKCAVEDMSNRLARGESLSEAMAEHPNAFNSMYMSMIRAGERAGTLDKIVEQLAVYLEKIDDIQGKVKSALSYPLFVLGFATLGTLFLLLKIVPTFSEIYAELGQDLPGLTQLVMTISNTIGKNLLASLGVVLALIVGFVMVSRTDGGRYLLDRLKLKLPIFGPVLEKTVMSRFARTMGILIGSGLPLLESLDLVKGAAGNAYVSRALDDVKESVTAGHGVTESFRATGVFPEMTLQLMATGEEAGELDTMLVKSSDFYDRQVEATIQGIASLIEPIMIVLVGGMIGFIVVAMFLPIFGMGDAMMKGATGM
- a CDS encoding GspE/PulE family protein, translating into MVTKAPGLGEYLISKGLIDQVQLEDALQEQTKTRERLGGILLRRDLITDLDLLGALGNQLGVRLFDPNRDEVQTPALNLVPLDYARLHDLLPISIDQALFTVAMADPLDVVATDQLQRIALREQMELQILLAASEVLDKARETHYGWIEGDRHVSQLIDEVVDEVSDDHAFDILDDIDGEAGSQDAGIIKLVDQVINNALKERATDIHIEPQAKGLVIRYRVDGLLYDALTPPRAVFSGMVSRIKILSNMDIAERRATQDGRMTHRNSGREVDIRVSAIPTIHGEKIVMRLLDKTGFNFSLKALGLAEDDINDFLRCIRKPYGMILLSGPTGSGKTTTLYSSLMELRGEELNITTIEDPVEYQIDRMNQVQVNNRKNVTFANALRSFLRQDPDVIMVGEIRDTETAEIAIRAALTGHMVFSTIHANDAPSTAARLVSMGAEPFMAASAMTLVAAQRLVRRNCPHCLEEYEPTKEVLMALGLDADRSGGAPPVYRRGAGCVACKGRGYQGRLAVIEKLIMSQGLRQLIANAQPAGVIRELAIEEGMKTLQTVGLDKARAGQTSIEEVLRVCVSED
- a CDS encoding alpha/beta hydrolase; protein product: MRWILRLLSSLVCCWSAAASFGGEIESADGVPIRFDVHGHGEPTLVLVHGWSCDRSYWHAQVDEFAQTHRVVTIDLGGHGESGRARKDWTVAAYAADVAAVVSVLELEGAVLAGHSMSGPVIVEAARLLPGKVRGLIGIDTLHDMTREYSAEQIAGFVGGMSEDFPARTDAFVRSMFPTGADQELVERVAGDMSAAPPEIALPTMRHYLSHDLKPALAAIDVPIRCLNADLWPVNLEGNRALYGDFAVVTMVGVGHFLFLESPAEFNGKLAEILRSLED